GAAGTAGTTCACAATGAACCGGCCGATGCCTTCGCCGGACGTCCACCCTCCCCCGTCAGCGAGGGACAGGTTCGACAACCACGCGCCGCGACAGTCATAGCAATCGCCCGTGCCCTTATTGACCGCCGCGTCATACGCCACGGTGGTGCCCGCCCCCGCGTACACGGCAAGCATCTGCGCGTCGCCGATGAACTTCTTATACGCCGGAGATGCGTCAAACCACGTATACGTCCGCCAAAACCTGTTCGTGTTGTTCTCACGGGTATTGCCAATATGGACTGATCCATATAGACCGCCCCATCGGACTTGAAAGATCTCTGGTGCGGAGGACCCCACTGGAACGTCGGGTCAATGAACACCGGATACGCCCGCTCATCCGACGCCAACCATGCAGGATCCACGGCCAGCCCGTACGCCCAAGACCCGTCAGCCTCCTGCGTCAATGTCACCGCCGGGTTGATGAGTGCGCTCTCCCGCTCCCCCTTCACGCCGGACGAGTCCCACGCCACCGGGGTCGGCACATGCATCACGACCGCGCCCTCAGCGTCCTGCAGTTCCAGCACATCGTGCTCGCCCAGCACCGGCGTCAACTCGCCCACATCAAGACGCCACGACCAAGACGCCTCAACCGCTGGCACTTCTCCGAGCACGAGGGTTTCCTTCACCGCCCCCGGTTCCACCTCATACTCGAGGTCAACGTCGGCACGCACATCGGAGAACCGCAACGTGTCAGATGCCTTGCCGTCCGACGAATCCGGTTCCGCCCGGGCAGCATTGCTGTCCTCCAGCGAGAACGAGACGCTGTGACCGTCCGCCTCGACCAACACCGCACGATCCGCAGTGGCCTCATCCGCGAACGATGGAGACAGCGGATGATCCGGAGCCACCCACCGGTCACCGTCTTTCACCACGTCTGTTGAGATTTCCGCCCATGTCCCCGGCGCAGTCTCAAAGTTCAACAGCTCCGTCGACTCCAGACGAATCGTCGTCCCCGCGTCCGTCGCGTACGTCGTAGAGAACGCGTCCCGGCCAACAACCGTACCCGCCTCCGCACGCGCCTTCAACCCCGCACCATCGCTCTTCGGCTGCTGTACACGCTGGGAAAGCCGCGAGGACACGGCCTCCGTCGCGGTCTCGTCAATTCTCGGCTCAACAAACTCACCCGCTGGCGGCGGTGAAGCCCCACTGCGCGGCAGTCAGTGCCGGGTACAGCTCCTGCGCTTCGTAGAACGCGTCGTTGTCTGTGGAGAATCGGAACAGCGCGGCGAGGTCGAAAGCGTCGAGGGTCTCGTCCCCCTCCCCTGCCTGCCACGCCTCGACGCGGGCGAGGTCGATGGGGTTGTCCAGGTCGAGCCCGCACAGGGCCATGACGTCCGCCCAGCCGCCCTCGGGCGAGTAGACGCCGGAGCGGGTGAGTTCGATGGCGATGCGCAGCGCCCACTCGGCGTCAGTCTCCACGCGCGGCTCGGCGTTCTCGGTCTCACGGATCTGCAGTCGCAGGCCGACGTGCTCGGGCAGCCAGAACAGCGGGTGCCACATGAGCTCGGGCTTGACCGTGCCGAAACGGGTGTCGCGGTGGTAGACCGGGAGCGGGTGGGTGGTGATGGGGTCGGAGATGACCTCTGACGGCTCAAGGCCGCTGGCGTTGACGAACGCGAGCATCCGCTCGGCTGCCTGCATGGCGTCGTAACTGATGAGCAGCTGCTCACCCTCCTCGGTGAGGAAGTGCTGGCGGGCGATGGTTACGGGTGCGGTCATGTGGGGGCTCCAAGGTGTGAGTCAGGCGTGCACTCCACACCCTGCGGCGAGGGGCTCGCCCTCGGGTTCGGCGGGTGGCTCACGATGCTCGACGCGCATCTCGCCTGTGAAGGTTCGGGTCACGCGGTGGGCAGATGCTCCCGGGCTTCAGGCGCTACATAGGCGCTGCGGGTGCCACGTGCGCCCGGGATGGTGCCTCTGACACACGCTCAGGATGGCGGATTTGCCGACTCACCTGCTCCCGACTGGGATCGCGGGGGTCTGAGCACCCCTCGAAGCGACGCTCTTGGCACAGCACCGGGCACCGCGCCCGGTCGGTGTATTCACAATTCCCCAGGTCAGTTCACAAAAAGCAGGGCTGTGCCCGGTGTGACCGGTGCGGGAGGGTATGTACATAGAGCGAGAAGTGTTCTAGAGGAGGGGCAGTAGGGGGATTGCCCCTTCTATTTATCTATTTCTTCTCTTACATGAAATACCTACTACCGGGCAACCAGTCCAAGGTGCCCTTTCCTCTAGAAAACACTGGGCAAAACCATGCCCGGTGCCTGTTGAGGTGACCGGGCACACCGGCCAATCTCACCCAGAACGGGCGGGTTCAGGCTCTGAATGAACGGTCTCGACGCAGAATGGCGCTCTCACGCGAGCCATCCTCACCGGCCGAAGCATCGACCCGCGAGCCACAGCTGCCAGACAATCAGCCTCTCGTCCGCGCAACCCTCCCTCGTTATGCAGCGTTCGCACTTGCGTGAACGGGCGCCTCGGACACGTCGCGGGATGGCACTGCGCATATACGTGGCGACCGTCAGAAAGGATTCTCATGATTGCTGTCCCCACCATCGAAGACCTCCTCGAGCAGTACCCCGCCGTCTGCAGCGCGGAGCAGGCAGCCGAGATCCTGAACATGACCCCGCGCGTCCTCGCAGACCTGACGCGAGCTCGCGGCATCGGCGCCGTGAAGACTGGGCGCTCCTGGTCGTACCCGAAGATCTCCATCATCGAATGGCTGAACGCGAACACGATTGTCGTCGCGACGGCCGAGGAGCCGGCACTCACGCCGCTCGAAGAGCTGGCCGCTGTCGCACGCACTGCAACGCCGAAGCCTCCCCTTCAGGACGAGCTGGACAACGCCTGGGGTCGCCGCCGCCGTGGTCAGCGTCGCACCACGGCACTCGCTTCGTAGACCACATCGCGCCAGTCAGCCCCCGCAGCGCACCTCGTACTGCGGGGGTTTCTCGTGCCCAAAAGGTGGGGAAGCCTTCCCCAAAATCGACTATTCTGGGCAAAACGAGCCAGCGAGACGGGTTCGGAGGTAACACACGATTTGGGGGAACTACCCCTCTGGATCCGCGTATTTCCGCGGAAGTTGCGTCACTCTGGCGGATCTTCCCGAGATTTCACGGAAGCCCAAAAGGGGTATGTTACTGGGTTCGAGTCCCACCACCGGCACCACCACCTCGCGATCCGAGATCGTGCAATCGCACCGCCTTCAGAAGGCGGCCAGCGCATCCGCGAGCATCCGGTGTCCCTGCTCCTCGAAGCCACTCTCCCCCACCTGCACGGCGTAGCACGCGGTGCCGACGGCCTCGCGGAGCCTTTCCAGCCGCCACTGCTCGGGTTCGCGTGGATCCCCTCCGTAGCCGTCCAGGAACGCCTCCTCCAGTGAAGGATCGTCGCGCCATTGCTGAGCGGCGAGTCTTGCGAGGTCGCTGGAACGCGTGCGGAAGGCGAAGCGGCCGAAGTCGATCACACGCACGGTGTCGCCGTCGATCAGCCAGTTGCGAGGCTGCCAGTCGCCGTGCGTCGGCACGGTTCGCACCGTTCGCCTCGGAGCATTCTCGAGAATCTGTCGTACCTGCTGCACGGTCTCGGGTGCGATCCGATGCGGCTGCTGCAGCCAGTCCAGCGCTCGCAGCAGCACACCCGCACGCTCGTAGATCCGCGGATCGCGCTCGGCAACTGACTTCTCTACCAGCACTCCTGGCAGATACTCGAGCAGCATCACGCGCAGATCAGGGTCGCCATCGAGCAGACGCGCCGCGTGTCCTGTGTCCGTCAGCGGCGCGGTGTGCCGGGGATGCGCGGAAAGCTCTCGCAGGATGTGATGGTTGCGCGGGCCACCCGCTTTCACGATCACATCCCCGTTGCATCCACGCACGCGCAGAACGATCGAGTCGACGAGGTCCCAGGACAGATCCGCAACGATCACAGCATCCGGGAGTCGACCGTCCACCCAGCGTCGCTGAACGTCGGAGAGCCGGGAAGTCATGTGTTCATCGTAGGAGCGCACGATACGTGGCGCCGCCGCGCACCCCGAAACGCCGTGTGGGCCGCCCCCGAAGGAGCGGCCCACACGATCACAGACGACAGATCAGACGCCGGCCTTGTAGATGGGTGCTGCGCCGTTGACGGCGTCGCCCACCTTGTGCACACGGATGTCGTTCGTCGAGCCGACGATTCCGGGAGGGGAACCGGAGATCACGACGACCTTGTCCCCTTCCTTCGCCAGTCCGGACTTCAGGAGGTAGTCGTCCACCTGCAGGAACATGAGGTCGGTGTGCTGCACGGCCTCGACGAGCGTCGAGTTGATGCCCCAGGTGAGCGCCATGCGACGACGGATGTTCGGCTCCGGCGTGAACGCGAGCATCGGGATGCGCGAGCGCAGACGCGAGAGGCGGCGAGCCGAGTCGCCCGACTGCGTGAACACGCAGAGGAACTTCGCCTCGACGAACTCCGCGACCTCGAGCGCTGCGAGGGTGATCGCACCGCCCTGCGTGCGGGGCTTGGTCGTCAGCGGCTGGATGCGCTCCAGGCCGTGCTCTTCGGTCGACTCGATGATGCGTGCCATCGTCTCGACCACGATGATCGGGTAGTCGCCGACGCTGGTCTCGCCCGAGAGCATGACCGCGTCCGCGCCATCGAGCACTGCGTTCGCGACGTCGGACGTCTCGGCGCGGGTGGGCACCGGGCTGCTGATCATCGACTCGAGCATCTGCGTCGCCACGATCACGGGCTTCGCGTTGCGGCGAGCGAGCTCGACAGCGCGCTTCTGGACGATCGGCACGGCCTCGAGCGGCAGCTCGACTCCGAGGTCGCCGCGGGCGACCATGATGCCGTCGAATGCGTCGACGATGCCTTCCAGCGCCTCAACGGCCTGCGGCTTCTCGATCTTGGCGATGACGGGGATGCGCACACCCTCTTCGGCCATGATCTCGTGGACGCGCTTCACGTCTTCCGCGTTGCGCACGAACGAGAGCGCAATCACGTCTGCACCGATACGCAGGCCCCAACGAAGATCGTCTTCGTCCTTCTCGCTCAGCGCGGGAACGTTGACGGCCACGCCAGGCAGGTTGATGCCCTTGTTGTTCGACACCGCACCTGCGACGACGACACGGGTGGTCACGACCGTGCCATCCGTCTCGACGACCTCGACGCGGACCTTGCCGTCGTCGATCAGCAGGAAGTCGCCCGGCTTGACGTCCTGGGGCAGGCCCTTGAACGTCGTCCCGCAGATCTCGCGGTTGCCGATGATCTCTTCCGTCGTGATCTTGAAGATGTCACCTGCGGCGAGCTCGTAAGGACCGTCCTCGAACTTGCCGAGGCGAATCTTCGGGCCTTGCAGGTCGACGAGAATCGCCACTGCCCGACCGGCGTCGTCAGCCGCACGGCGGACGTTCGCGTAGTTGGCCTCGTGCACGGAGTAGTCCCCGTGGCTGAGGTTCAAGCGGGCGACATCCACCCCGGCGTCGATGATGGCTCGCACCGACTCGTAGGTCGACGTTGCCGGGCCAAGGGTGGCGACGATTTTCGCGCGTCTCAAATCACTGTCTCCGAATTTGTAAGGGTAAAGAACGAAATGGGCAACGCTGCCGCCTTCAGCCTACGCGGATGGCAGGCCAATAGCGACTTCGGACGCGCGCACCGGAGCGGCAAGGACCGTTTCTCCCATGAGGAACCGATCCACCTGCGCCGCAGCAGCGCGCCCTTCGGCGATCGCCCACACGATGAGCGACTGACCACGCCCCGCATCGCCCGCGACGAACACGCCGGGAAGGCTCGTGGCGTAGTCGTCGTCGCGCTCGATTGCGCCCCGCGAGGTCATCGCAGGGCGTGAATTCTCGGTGAACGTCTCCTGCTCGGGCCCGGTGAAGCCCATCGCGATGAGGACGAGGTCTGCGGGGATCTCGTGCTCCGTTCCGCTACGCGGCACACGCTGCCCGTTCACGAACTCGGTCTCGGCGACGCGGACGGCCCGGACTTCGCCCGCGTCGTTCGCGAGGAACTCCACGGTCGACGCGAGGTACCGGCGTTCGCCGCCCTCCTCGTGTGCGGACTGGACCTCGAACACCGTCGGCATCATGGGCCACGGCTGGTGATCCGGGCGCGAGTCGCCGGGCTGGCGTCCGATCGCCAGGTTCGTCACGCTCAATGCGCCCTGGCGATGCGCGGTGCCGATGCAGTCGGCACCGGTGTCGCCGCCGCCGATCACGACGACATGCTTGCCCTGAGCGGTGATCTGGTTCGGAACAGCGTCACCGGCGACTGCCCGGTTCGACTCGACCAGGTACTCCATCGCGAAGTGGATGCCCTCATGATCACGGCCCGGGATCGCGAGGTCGCGCGGCATCGTGGATCCGGTGGCGAGCACGACGGCGTCGTACCGCGCGCGCAGGTCGTCCCAGCTGATGTCGCGACCGATCTCGACGCCGGCCCGGAAGCGCGTCCCCTCCTCCTGCATCTGGCGAAGACGCGCGTCAAGCTGCCCCTTCTCCATCTTGAAGTCGGGGATGCCATAGCGCAGCAGACCGCCGATGCGGTCATCCCGCTCGAACACGGCGACGGTGTGCCCGGCGCGGGTCAACTGCTGTGCGGCTGCAAGGCCGGCAGGCCCGGAGCCGACGACGGCGACGGTCTTGCCGGTCAGGCGCTCCGGCGGCTGCGGCTGCACCCAGCCCTTCGCGAACGCCTCGTCAATGATCGACACCTCGATCTGCTTGATCGTGACCGCAGGCTGGTTGATGCCCAGCACGCAGGCGCTCTCACAGGGCGCGGGGCACAGACGCCCCGTGAACTCCGGGAAGTTGTTCGTCGCGTGCAGGCGCTCGATCGCGGCACGGCCTTCGCCGCGCCAGGTGAGATCGTTCCACTCCGGGATCAGGTTGCCCAGCGGGCATCCCTGGTGGCAGAACGGCACGCCACAGTCCATGCAGCGGCTCGCCTGGCGCCGAAGCACCGCAGAATCACCCGGCTGGTACACCTCTTTCCAATCGAGGATGCGAACGGGCACGGGGCGACGCGCGGGCAGTTCGCGCTCGGTTGTCTTCATGAAGCCTTTGGGATCAGCCACGGGTCACCTCCAGGATGCGGTTCCAGACGATATCGCCGTCGGGGTCGAGGCCGTCGGCCTCGGCCTCTGCGCGGGTGCGCAGCACGGCAGCGTAGTCACGCGGCAGAATCCGCGTGAAGTTCGAGACCTCGGTGTCGAAGTCGGCGAGGATACGACGGGCCAGCTCCGATCCAGTCTCGGAGACGTGCTGTTCCAGCAGGTCACGGAGGATGGCGGCATCGCCGGCGCCCAGCGCGCCGAGCTCGAGTTCACCGCCCTTCACGGCATCCGGATTCACCCGTCGTGGATCGAGCTCGTAGACGTAGGCCGTCCCACCGCTCATTCCCGCGCCGAGGTTCCTGCCGGTGCGTCCGAGGATCACCGCGACGCCACCCGTCATGTACTCCAGAGCGTGGTCTCCCACGCCCTCGACGACGGCGGCCGCACCCGAGTTGCGAACGAGGAAACGCTCGCCGACAACACCCGAGAGGAACAGGGAGCCGCTTGTCGCGCCATAGCCGATCACGTTGCCGGCGATGACGTTCTGGGCCGCGTCGAACGGTGCCCCTGCGGGCGGGCGCACCGAGATGCGTCCACCGGACAGGCCCTTGCCGACATAGTCGTTGCTGTCGCCCTCAAGACGCAGTGTGACTCCCGACGGGATGAAAGCGCCGAACGACTGGCCTGCGGAACCATGCAGCGTGAGCGTGATGGCCCCTTCGGGCATCCCCTCTGCACCGTGCCGACGCGTGATCTCGTGGCCGATCATGGTTCCCACCGCGCGCGCGG
The DNA window shown above is from Microbacterium keratanolyticum and carries:
- a CDS encoding helix-turn-helix domain-containing protein, whose product is MIAVPTIEDLLEQYPAVCSAEQAAEILNMTPRVLADLTRARGIGAVKTGRSWSYPKISIIEWLNANTIVVATAEEPALTPLEELAAVARTATPKPPLQDELDNAWGRRRRGQRRTTALAS
- a CDS encoding phosphotransferase → MTSRLSDVQRRWVDGRLPDAVIVADLSWDLVDSIVLRVRGCNGDVIVKAGGPRNHHILRELSAHPRHTAPLTDTGHAARLLDGDPDLRVMLLEYLPGVLVEKSVAERDPRIYERAGVLLRALDWLQQPHRIAPETVQQVRQILENAPRRTVRTVPTHGDWQPRNWLIDGDTVRVIDFGRFAFRTRSSDLARLAAQQWRDDPSLEEAFLDGYGGDPREPEQWRLERLREAVGTACYAVQVGESGFEEQGHRMLADALAAF
- the pyk gene encoding pyruvate kinase, coding for MRRAKIVATLGPATSTYESVRAIIDAGVDVARLNLSHGDYSVHEANYANVRRAADDAGRAVAILVDLQGPKIRLGKFEDGPYELAAGDIFKITTEEIIGNREICGTTFKGLPQDVKPGDFLLIDDGKVRVEVVETDGTVVTTRVVVAGAVSNNKGINLPGVAVNVPALSEKDEDDLRWGLRIGADVIALSFVRNAEDVKRVHEIMAEEGVRIPVIAKIEKPQAVEALEGIVDAFDGIMVARGDLGVELPLEAVPIVQKRAVELARRNAKPVIVATQMLESMISSPVPTRAETSDVANAVLDGADAVMLSGETSVGDYPIIVVETMARIIESTEEHGLERIQPLTTKPRTQGGAITLAALEVAEFVEAKFLCVFTQSGDSARRLSRLRSRIPMLAFTPEPNIRRRMALTWGINSTLVEAVQHTDLMFLQVDDYLLKSGLAKEGDKVVVISGSPPGIVGSTNDIRVHKVGDAVNGAAPIYKAGV
- a CDS encoding glutamate synthase subunit beta, with product MADPKGFMKTTERELPARRPVPVRILDWKEVYQPGDSAVLRRQASRCMDCGVPFCHQGCPLGNLIPEWNDLTWRGEGRAAIERLHATNNFPEFTGRLCPAPCESACVLGINQPAVTIKQIEVSIIDEAFAKGWVQPQPPERLTGKTVAVVGSGPAGLAAAQQLTRAGHTVAVFERDDRIGGLLRYGIPDFKMEKGQLDARLRQMQEEGTRFRAGVEIGRDISWDDLRARYDAVVLATGSTMPRDLAIPGRDHEGIHFAMEYLVESNRAVAGDAVPNQITAQGKHVVVIGGGDTGADCIGTAHRQGALSVTNLAIGRQPGDSRPDHQPWPMMPTVFEVQSAHEEGGERRYLASTVEFLANDAGEVRAVRVAETEFVNGQRVPRSGTEHEIPADLVLIAMGFTGPEQETFTENSRPAMTSRGAIERDDDYATSLPGVFVAGDAGRGQSLIVWAIAEGRAAAAQVDRFLMGETVLAAPVRASEVAIGLPSA